One Malassezia restricta chromosome VI, complete sequence genomic region harbors:
- a CDS encoding mediator of RNA polymerase II transcription subunit 11, with amino-acid sequence MDDARAASPASEAGTADELLDRLLQCDAQLVELLRTASRAMLALSDESPATSSEDDMTQWFATLHDIQITLRHAAHALRQARLPPVLSPAAAQARLRGEVGVAGLSHTQTSSAPYSLSTLRLRECAWRRVAESLARAHHDAQAPLVASLARGASLASDT; translated from the exons atgGACGACGCCCGAGCCGCGAGTCCTGCGTCGGAGGCAGGCACGgcggacgagctgctggaccgGCTCTTGCAATGTGATGCTCAGCTCGTGGAGCTGCTTCGTACGGCCTCACGCGCGATGCTGGCGCTCTCGGACGAGTCACCCGCCACATCGTCCGAGGACGACATGACGCAGTGGTTTGCTACACTCCAC GACATACAGATCACGCTgcggcatgcggcgcatgcgcttcgACAGGCGCGACTCCCGCCCGTTCTgtcgcccgccgccgcccaggcGCGCTTGCGGGGAGAAGTCGGCGTCGCGGGTCTATCGCACACACAGACATCGTCTGCGCCATACAGTCTGTCCACCCTTCGCCTGCGTGaatgcgcatggcgccgtgTGGCCGAGTccttggcgcgcgctcaTCACGATGCCCAGGCGCCTCTggtggcgtcgctggcgcgcgGAGCTTCGCTGGCAAGCGACACGTGA
- a CDS encoding N-acetyltransferase 10: MRKQLDPRIPTLIRNNVASGHRSFFVVVGDHGRDQVVNLHFLLSQSRVEARPNVLWCYKKDLGFTTHRKKREAKIKRDIKRGVRDQDAQDPFELFVGVTDIRYCYYKDTPKILGRTFGMLVLQDFEALTPNLLARTIETVEGGGVIVLLLQSMSSLKQLHSLSMDVHKRYRTASSDEEPVARFNERFLLSLSSCQDCLLLDDELNVLPVSRGRDIRPLPETQSSQSTGGVGAAVRRDEASRQRAEQLASLRADVSETRVVGDVIRHARTMDQATAVLTILDVLASSSLSTTVTLTAGRGRGKSAALGLCLAAAIAHGYSNMFVTSPSPDNVRTLFEFVLKGLDALGYEEVADWDLQRGTGEWKDTVVRINVFRGHRQTIQYIQPQDHAVLSQAELVVIDEAAAIPLPMVRALLGPYLVFLSSTIHGYEGTGRSLSLKLFQQLRSSGAGGRSLKEVELREPIRYAPGDRVEAWLNELLCLDASLAKLPAHARDGCPHPSTCELYMVNRDTLFSYHPASELFLQRIMALYVASHYKNSPNDMQLLSDAPAHAVFVLLPPLEKRTSLPEPLCVLQVALEGNISRQVILQSLARGTRDAGDLVPWIMTQQFQDADFASLSGARIVRIAVHPDYARMGYGARALEQLQSFYEGSLLDVDAHAHKLARDAARPAVSRSEWGGRDAKSLPPLLERLSERQPESLDWLGVSYGLTPELFRFWSKVGYTPLYMRQVPNELTGEYSTVQLKTLHGEQAWLGAFAADFGRRFCSLLSFRFRELKTTTALGVLEAASGASTPQPPLSHAELRFLLTPFDMKRLESYGNNVLELPIVLDLLPILAQLYFARRLRSADEADVERILHVSGLSSALLLAVGLQRRNIEDLAHELNMPLHQAHTLLCKAVRAMVQSLRAVERRAAEADVDATRAEPALLAPVAENLEAELAEAGRQAVPVDASRAALSQELMNDAEMSQYAMSQDQEVWEEAEARVRKMKSDTSGRPYSSTFSVKTSHPAPAPPSHPRASRASTKRRRT, from the coding sequence ATGCGGAAACAGTTGGATCCACGGATCCCGACGCTGATCCGTAACAATGTGGCGAGTGGCCACCGGTCATTTTTCGTCGTGGTCGGTGATCATGGACGTGACCAAGTGGTCAACTTGCACTTCTTGCTATCCCAATCCCGAGTTGAGGCACGACCGAATGTCTTGTGGTGCTACAAGAAGGACTTGGGCTTTACGACACACCGAAAGAAACGCGAAGCCAAAATCAAGCGCGATATCAagcgtggcgtgcgtgaTCAGGATGCGCAAGATCCGTTCGAGCTATTCGTGGGCGTCACAGATATCCGGTACTGCTACTACAAAGACACGCCCAAGATTCTTGGTCGAACGTTTGGTATGTTGGTGCTGCAGGACTTTGAGGCCCTGACCCCCAATTTGCTGGCCCGCACGATTGAGACGGTGGAAGGCGGTGGTGTGATTGTCCTTCTTCTGCAGAGCATGTCTAGtctcaagcagctgcattCGCTGTCGATGGACGTCCACAAGCGGTACAGGACGGCTTCGTCGGACGAGGAGCCTGTCGCGCGCTTTAACGAGCGCTTTCTTCTCTCGCTGAGCTCCTGTCAGGACTGCTTGTTGCTGGACGATGAGCTGAATGTGCTGCCCGTGAGCCGCGGCCGTGACATTCGCCCGCTGCCGGAAACGCAATCGTCGCAGAGCACGGGTGGCGTTGGCGCTGCGGTGCGCCGTGATGAAGCATCGAGGCAGCGAGCTGAGCAGCTGGCTTCGTTACGTGCGGATGTGTCagagacgcgcgtcgtgggcgacgTCATTCGGCATGCTCGGACGATGGACCAGGCGACGGCTGTTCTGACGATCCTGGACGTATTGGCGAGCTCGTCGCTTTCGACGACTGTCACTCTGACGGCCGGCCGTGGACGTGGCAAGTCGGCTGCGCTCGGTCTGTGTCTTGCCGCGGCCATCGCGCACGGCTACAGCAACATGTTTGTGACGTCGCCGAGCCCGGACAATGTCCGTACGCTCTTTGAGTTTGTGCTCAAGGgtctggatgcgctcgggTACGAGGAGGTGGCCGACTGGGACTTGCAGCGTGGCACGGGCGAGTGGAAAGACACGGTCGTGCGCATCAATGTGTTCCGTGGACACCGGCAAACGATCCAGTATATCCAGCCGCAGGATCATGCCGTACTGAGTCAGGCGGAGCTCGTGGtcatcgacgaggcagcggcgaTTCCCCTTCCGATGGTGCGGGCGCTTCTGGGTCCCTACCTCGTGTTTCTCTCCTCGACGATCCACGGCTACGAAGGCACGGGACGCAGCCTTTCCCTCAAGCTGTTTCAGCAGCTCCGGTCGTCGGGGGCCGGGGGTCGATCGCTGAAAGAGGTCGAGCTTCGTGAGCCGATCCGATACGCACCGGGCGACCGCGTCGAAGCATGGCTGAATGAGCTCTTGTGCCTCGATGCTTCGCTGGCCAAGCtgcctgcgcacgctcgcgacggATGCCCTCATCCCAGCACCTGTGAACTGTATATGGTCAATCGCGATACACTCTTTAGCTACCATCCGGCGAGTGAGCTGttcctgcagcgcatcatggcACTCTACGTCGCGAGTCACTACAAGAACTCGCCCAACGATATGCAGCTATTGAGTGATGCTCCCGCTCATGCTGTCTTtgtgctgctgccgcccCTCGAGAAGCGCACGAGTCTGCCTGAGCCGCTCTGTGTGCTGCAGGTGGCGTTGGAAGGTAATATCAGCCGTCAAGTCATCCTCCAGAGCTTGGCGCGCGGAACGCGCGACGCCGGTGATCTTGTCCCGTGGATCATGACGCAGCAGTTCCAGGACGCCGACTTTGCGAGCCTGTCTGGTGCGCGTATCGTGCGTATCGCCGTGCACCCCGACTATGCTCGCATGGGAtacggcgctcgagcgctcgagcagctccagtCGTTCTACGAGGGATCGCtgctcgacgtcgatgcgcatgctcacaAACTCGCCCGGGATGCAGCTCGGCCGGCCGTGTCGCGGAGCGAGTGGGGCGGCCGCGATGCCAAGTCCCTGCCGCCCCTGCTTGAGCGCCTGTCGGAGCGCCAGCCCGAGTCGCTCGACTGGCTGGGCGTGTCGTATGGCCTGACGCCGGAGCTCTTTCGCTTCTGGAGCAAGGTCGGCTACACCCCCCTCTACATGCGCCAAGTCCCGAACGAGCTGACGGGCGAGTACTCGACCGTCCagctcaagacgctgcatggcgagcAGGCGTGGCTCGGTGCGTTTGCCGCCGATTTCGGCAGGCGGTTCTGCTCGCTGCTGTCGTTCCGCTTCCGCGAGCTCAAGACGACCACGGCCCTGGGCGTGCTCGAAGCCGCGTCAGGCGCATCCACACCGCAGCCGCCGCTGTCGCATGCGGAGctgcgcttcttgctcaCGCCCTTTGATATGAAGCGCCTCGAGTCATACGGCAACAatgtgctggagctgccgatcgtgctggatTTGCTGCCGATCCTCGCTCAGCTCTACTTTGCGCGTCGCCTGCGGTCGGCTGACGAGGCCGATGTCGAGCGTATACTGCATGTGAGTGGCCTCTCGAGtgcgctgcttctcgcTGTGGGTCTTCAGCGACGCAACATCGAGGACCTGGCCCACGAGCTGAACATGCCCTTGCACCAGGCACACACGCTGCTTTGCAaggctgtgcgtgccatggTCCAGAGTCTTCGCGCCGTGgaacgacgcgcggcggAGGCAGACGTggatgcgacgcgcgccgaacctgcgctgctcgcgccCGTCGCAGAGAATCTCGAGGCGGAACTGGCGGAAGCGGGCCGACAGGCCGTGCCTGTCGACGCCAGCCGCGCGGCTTTGTCGCAGGAGCTCATGAACGATGCGGAAATGTCCCAATACGCCATGTCGCAAGATCAGGAAGTGTGGGAAGAagccgaggcgcgcgtgcgaAAGATGAAAAGCGATACGAGTGGGCGCCCGTACTCGTCGACCTTCAGCGTCAAGACCTCCCACccggcgccagcgccgccatcccacccacgcgcgtcgcgcgcctccACGAAGCGGCGCCGTACCTAG
- a CDS encoding type I protein arginine methyltransferase translates to MAMVVDESTDAKYDRQDEAYFGYYSMLTHQAQMLQDSVRTSAYQMSIMQHALPYFANQTVMDVGAGNGILSLFALQAGAKLVFAVEASTMVEHLHHLVRAAHAQDGDSAPNMWTRDRLAVVHARVEDVTPGMLREAAPIPVEPRVDTIVSECLGVLLVHERMCETLLEARDRFLKPDGAVFPRVGILCFSLLNDARMWQEVRARGEWWNTTDFYGIDLTPFVDAARAEAFASPVVGCFSPVHVIGTTPDGADTESAVCRYMMDFSTISMRDLREFDVPLAFDCIDEATVVHGLGAWFDLSFLQADDHPGIYDAEQNYMTTSPFAPPTHWAQVRLFFPEPLALNAGQKVFGTLHFCANKNRSYDIQADIYVPFGDDQGAQQALYRRQAWWKLDKQTYSWETM, encoded by the coding sequence atggccaTGGTGGTCGATGAGTCGACAGACGCCAAGTATGACCGTCAAGATGAGGCTTACTTCGGATACTACTCCATGCTGACGCATCAGGCTCAAATGTTGCAGGACTCTGTGCGCACGTCCGCGTACCAAATGAGCATCATGCAGCATGCGTTGCCCTACTTTGCTAATCAAACGGTCATGGACGTCGGCGCAGGCAACGGCATTCTTTCTCTCTTCGCTTTACAGGCCGGCGCCAAGCTTGTATTTGCCGTCGAGGCCTCTACTATGGTCGAGCATCTTCATCACCTCGttcgtgcagcgcacgcccagGACGGCGATTCGGCACCCAATATGTGGACACGCGATCGGTTAGCTGttgtgcatgcgcgtgTGGAAGATGTGACACCAGGTATGCTGCGCGAAGCAGCGCCGATACCCGTGGAGCCACGCGTGGACACGATCGTGTCTGAATGCCTCGGTGTGCTGTTGGTCCATGAGCGCATGTGTGAGACGCTTCTCGAGGCGCGGGATCGTTTCTTGAAGCCGGATGGCGCTGTATTTCCCCGTGTTGGCATCTTGTGCTTTTCGCTTCTGAATGACGCACGCATGTGGCAAGAAGTACGTGCACGCGGCGAATGGTGGAATACCACCGACTTTTACGGCATCGATTTGACGCCGTTTGTCGATGCGGCTCGAGCCGAGGCCTTTGCGAGTCCGGTCGTGGGCTGCTTCTCTCCTGTGCACGTAATTGGCACGACACCGGACGGTGCCGACACGGAGAGCGCTGTGTGTCGCTACATGATGGACTTTAGCACGATCAGCATGAGAGATCTTCGTGAATTTGATGTGCCACTCGCCTTTGACTGCATTGATGAGGCCACCGTCGTGCATGGCCTAGGCGCATGGTTCGACCTCTCGTTTCTGCAAGCGGATGATCATCCTGGCATCTATGACGCTGAGCAAAACTATATGACGACGAGTCCCTTTGCGCCGCCCACGCATTGGGCCCAAGTCCGCCTTTTCTTCCCCGAACCGCTGGCGCTCAATGCCGGCCAAAAAGTGTTCGGCACACTGCACTTTTGTGCCAACAAAAACCGCTCCTACGATATACAAGCTGACATCTACGTTCCTTTTGGCGATGACCAAGGTGCTCAGCAAGCCTTGTACCGCCGTCAAGCTTGGTGGAAGCTGGACAAGCAAACCTACTCTTGGGAAACCATGTAG